A stretch of DNA from Candidatus Binatia bacterium:
CCGCTGCCGGCAAAGTCATCCGCAAACGTCAGCCGACTCAAGCGAGTCAGGAACCCAGCGAAAATGCTTGTTGCCACTGCGTCCAGCTTGTCCTCTTCCGCCACCGGGCGAGCGGCAGGGGGGACGTCCGTCCGATCCGCTGCAGGGTCGAGCCCGGCTGGCGTATCGTAGGGCGGCGAGTCTGCGTGGGTTTCGCCCCAGCGGCGCAGCCGTTCGAGAGCCTCCGCCATGGCCGGAGTGACGAGGTCGGGTCGATTTCCGGCCGCAGCGAACAAGAACGGCAAAAAGCGTGCTGCCTCCTTGGAACTATGGTCGTACTGGAAGCGAGCCATGTCATCGAGGCTCACTTTGCCTCCCCCGGAGCGGGTAAAGGCATTCGTTAGAAGTTCGGTTGCACGTTGCGCGCGAAAGCCGTTGGCAAACTGAGGTGCGAGGTACACCTCGTCATTGAGCGGGTCGTTGTCCAACGTGCCGCCAATTTGGTCATTGTTAGCCGTGACCAGAAAGCCGGCCTCTGGGTTGACTGCTTGGGGAATCTTGTCGCTGGGTAGCCACAGGGTTCGCCCCTGGTCGTCGGCGAGCCACTCGGCTTCGCCCGTGCCCGGAAGAGGCAAGTAAGGAACCACGCCTGCCGGACGCTGCGGTATGAGCACTTGGGTCGAGTACGCGATGTTGCCTTCGGTATCCGCCCAGATCCAGTTTTGTGCGCCGACGCCGAAATTCCTGAGAGCATGGCGGAAGTCGGCGACGGAACGTGCCCTCCCGAGCTCCAGCAAGAAGCGTGCATCGTTGGTGATTTCGTGACCTGTCCAGCGGACCGTCATACCCGTGGCTGCAAGGCCGACTACGGAGTCGTTGAGATCGGGGTCCGCAATGTTTGGTCCGTGATGGGGCACGACTTCGATGACCAGCGAGAACGGCTGCGGGCGATTGCGCACTTGAATGGGTTCTTCGACGCGAAGGACCGGCACGCGTTGCCCGCGGAACAGCACGGTCCGTGGCGATGCCGGATAGTCGGGGGGCGTCTCGAACTCCTCGACGTAAAGATCGGTAACGTCGTATCCGGCCGTGGTGGCGCCCCAAGCGCCGTGCCGGTTGTGCCCGAGGATGACTCCGGGGAGCCCAGGGAAGATGACTCCGATAATGTCTTCCCCCGATTCTGCGATGGAGAGATGGATCATGTGCCAAACCGGAGGGTTAAAGAGCGCCAGGTGGGGATCGTTGGCGAGCAAGGCGTGCCCGCTTTGGGAAAGTCGCGGAGACACGATCCAATTGTTACTGCCGGCTCCACGAGAGCGAGCGCCAAACGGCAGGGCGGCCGCCAGCTCCTCGAACATGTCGGTCACTTCGTCGAGCAGCTTAGGGGGTGGCGTAAAGAAACGTTCGGCGCGACTGGTCAACGCATCGCCGGCGCGAGCGGCACGTCGCGGTGGCAGTACGGTGGTCGGTGCGGACGGGGCGAAGCGGTACACGTCACGGAACACGGCCTCGGGTAAACGCTGCTGCGCGCGTGCCCATTGGATCTCGTCGCCCGAGCTGTCGGAAAGGCTAAAGGCCTGGAGGCGTCCGATGGCGAGGCTGTCCGCCGGTTCCCACGGTGCGAGTTGGCCGGCGGTGAGTCCGAGGACGCCCACGAGTGTGTACTCCGGTGGCAGGTGTGCCCCGTTGCGTCCGGCGCGGAGATCCGCCAGCCATGCGTTGACGCCGGCGGTGTAGGCCTCCAGAAGATTTGCAACTTCCGGATCCGATGCTTGCACGTTCTCCCACAAGGCGCGGTGCAACCGGCGGCCGTCCCGCGTGGTGAAGAACGTGCGCATTTGTACATCGGTGGCCAGCGACAAACGACCGAAAAGCTCGCTCAAGCGACCGGTGGCAAAGCGGCGAATGACATCCATTTCCCAGAAGCGGGCTTGCGCCGTGAGATAACCCTGAACGTAGAGAGCGGCGCTGAAAGTCGGGGCGTACACGTGCGGCATGCCGAGGTCGTCGAACACCACTTCCACACCGCCCGGGAGTCCGGGCACTGCGATGGTTTGTTCGACCGGAAGCGCAGCAATCGGATCGGCGCCGCCTTCTCCGTCATCCCCACAGCCCACTGCTAGGGCGAGCGCCAGTGTGCCGATCAGTAGGAGTCGCGAATGCCGAAATGCGGTTCGAGACCGAGGAGTTTCGCCATGTTGCATGCGGCCAGGTTAGGCACCGTTTACGGAATTACGCAACAACCTCCCCGAAGTTGCGGGAAGTGCAGGGTCCGCAGCGCTGGGCTTAAAAGAGTTGACGCAGCAATTTGCGTCGTGATAGCCCGCTCGTATGCCGCGCGCAGAAAAAGCCCAGCCAAAGCCACCAAAAGCGTACAACGAGTTCGTTCGGCGCTTTCCGAAGTTAGCGGAAGCCTGGGATGCAATGGCGGAAGCCGGCTCTCAAGGTCCGCTCGATGGGCGGACGTGTAGACTCCTCAAGCTTGCCGTAGCTATTGGGGCGTTACGCGAGGGGGCGGTACGGGCGGGCGTGCGCAAGGCGCTCGCCGATGGCATCGCGCTGCGAGAGATCGAGCAAGTGGTGGCGCTGGCCGCCCCCACGATCGGTTTGCCCGCTGCGGTTGCGGTGTTCACTTGGATGCAAGACGTGGCGCGGGAACACAAACGAAGCGGGAAGCGGTGAACGGGCCTCGACGGTTGCCGTGGAGGCGCAGTGGCGGAATGCTTTCGCTGGCGCGCCTTTGGAGAGCGGAAGACCGCGGAGCGTGGCCTGTGGTGTACCGATTTGCGGTCGAGACCAGCGGACGAGGCGGGACCGGAGTAGGCCGAGTGGCAATGGTGGGAGCTTGCCGGCGGTCCGGCTGGCCGCCCGAGCGCGGAAAAAGGGCACGAACCTCTTCTCGCTGGAATGAGGGGCGTGTATGAACGCCCTCCGATATCGAGGAGCCCATGGCGCGTAACAGTCACGGAGACGCAAAATTGATTTATCGGGAAAAACTCCGTACGGCGGCTGAAGCCGCCGCTTTGGTGCAGCGGGAGGACACACTGGCGGTGCCGATTGCTACCGGGCAGCCAACGGCGTTTCTGACTGCTTTGGGAGAGCGGGACGACTGGACCAACCTGGTGATATTTTCGGCTTTGATGATTCGTCCGTACGCGCTTTTGCAAAAATCTGGGGTGCGTTTGGTATCCGGATTTTTCGGACCCATCGAGCGCATGATGAAGGCGGCGGGCGCTCGGATCGAGTATTTACCTGCTGACTTCCTGGGGTGGGAGCGGTACGCGCGGTTGGTTCCTCCGCGCGTGATGGCGTCTGCCTTCGCCCCCATGGACGATCACGGATATCTGAATTTTGGATTACATGCGGGAGCGACGTTTCACGCCTTCTTGGCGGCGGCGCGCGATCCGAACCGCTTGGCGATTGCCGAGGTGAACTCCACGATGCCGCAAGTGTGCGGTCTCGCACGCTGTGGCGGGCACCGCATTCATGTTTCCGAAGTGGACTGTATCGTGGAGGCGGACGAACCAGTGTTCGAGTTGCCCGACGAACCGGTGACCGACCGGGATCAGGCGATTGCAGAATACATCGAACGGCTCATTGACAACGGGGCTACGCTCCAAATTGGCATTGGTGGTGTGCCGAATATCGTAGCGAAGTTGCTCGCCGAGGGTAAAAAAGGAGATTTCGGGATCCACACCGAGATGCTGGTGAACGGCATCATGCATTTACACCGGGCCGGCAAAGTGACGAATCACAAAGGCGTATTCGACGGTTTCTCGGTGGCCACGTTTTGCGCCGGCAGCCGCGAGCTTTACGACTGGGTCCACCGCAATCCCGAAGTGCGCATGTTGCCGGTGGGATACGTCAACGACCCAGCCATCATTCGAAGAAACCGCTCGATGGTGAGCATCAATGGCGCTTTAGCGATCGATTTGAGCGGCCAAGTGATGGCGGATACGATCGGAGCGCGGCAATATTCTGGCGTGGGCGGCCATGAGCTTTTCGTGATCGGTGCGCACGACAGCGAGAACGG
This window harbors:
- a CDS encoding penicillin amidase, which codes for MQHGETPRSRTAFRHSRLLLIGTLALALAVGCGDDGEGGADPIAALPVEQTIAVPGLPGGVEVVFDDLGMPHVYAPTFSAALYVQGYLTAQARFWEMDVIRRFATGRLSELFGRLSLATDVQMRTFFTTRDGRRLHRALWENVQASDPEVANLLEAYTAGVNAWLADLRAGRNGAHLPPEYTLVGVLGLTAGQLAPWEPADSLAIGRLQAFSLSDSSGDEIQWARAQQRLPEAVFRDVYRFAPSAPTTVLPPRRAARAGDALTSRAERFFTPPPKLLDEVTDMFEELAAALPFGARSRGAGSNNWIVSPRLSQSGHALLANDPHLALFNPPVWHMIHLSIAESGEDIIGVIFPGLPGVILGHNRHGAWGATTAGYDVTDLYVEEFETPPDYPASPRTVLFRGQRVPVLRVEEPIQVRNRPQPFSLVIEVVPHHGPNIADPDLNDSVVGLAATGMTVRWTGHEITNDARFLLELGRARSVADFRHALRNFGVGAQNWIWADTEGNIAYSTQVLIPQRPAGVVPYLPLPGTGEAEWLADDQGRTLWLPSDKIPQAVNPEAGFLVTANNDQIGGTLDNDPLNDEVYLAPQFANGFRAQRATELLTNAFTRSGGGKVSLDDMARFQYDHSSKEAARFLPFLFAAAGNRPDLVTPAMAEALERLRRWGETHADSPPYDTPAGLDPAADRTDVPPAARPVAEEDKLDAVATSIFAGFLTRLSRLTFADDFAGSGIGAPGGDDATRALLHLLEDENRTDPGFVVHTKDATGESVLWDDRNTPQRETRDEILLRALAGGIEFLQQKFSTENQTEWLWGRIHRVRFQHFLGQAGLNIFDLGPFPAPGFRETVNPGGFSLNSDNFDFSGGASMRFVVELDPRGIRARNVLPGGNNGDPGGTADDNRFNQIQPQIHFGDWVPAWIRGETFTFRFARQEVANAARRKIRFVP
- a CDS encoding 4-hydroxybutyrate CoA-transferase — translated: MARNSHGDAKLIYREKLRTAAEAAALVQREDTLAVPIATGQPTAFLTALGERDDWTNLVIFSALMIRPYALLQKSGVRLVSGFFGPIERMMKAAGARIEYLPADFLGWERYARLVPPRVMASAFAPMDDHGYLNFGLHAGATFHAFLAAARDPNRLAIAEVNSTMPQVCGLARCGGHRIHVSEVDCIVEADEPVFELPDEPVTDRDQAIAEYIERLIDNGATLQIGIGGVPNIVAKLLAEGKKGDFGIHTEMLVNGIMHLHRAGKVTNHKGVFDGFSVATFCAGSRELYDWVHRNPEVRMLPVGYVNDPAIIRRNRSMVSINGALAIDLSGQVMADTIGARQYSGVGGHELFVIGAHDSENGKSFICLHSTANSGGQRVSTIVPSFAPGTPTTTPRHHVQYVVTEYGAVNLSLLTDVERARALVQIAHPDYREELREAVRQRFGGA